In the genome of Geotrypetes seraphini chromosome 16, aGeoSer1.1, whole genome shotgun sequence, one region contains:
- the LOC117349596 gene encoding olfactory receptor 10A4-like, translating to MAFENQTSVVNFSFLGFSDLSLSLQLLLFVVFLNVYAAALLGNILIIALTLMCSALQTPMYFFLRNLSFLEICYTTVTVPKMLFDLLVEGRSISFRGCITQLYFFIFLGASECYCLTVMAFDRYVAVCNPLHYSIIVNGKLCIQLSAGACTGAMLLALGQAFLVSSLKYCSNRRISHFFCDVPVMVRLACGDKHVAETGVSVHSLFVGIIPFFLILTSYIPILSAILRISSTEGRSKAFSTCTSHLVSVVLFYSTGVFAYVLPKIRFASGSERLLALMYAVMIPMLNPLIYSLRNKDMKGALRKTISKKLFSEQS from the coding sequence ATGGCCTTTGAAAACCAGACATCTGTGGTCAATTTCAGCTTTCTCGGGTTCTCCGATCTCTCCTTATccctgcagctcctgctttttgTGGTTTTCTTGAATGTCTATGCTGCCGCCCTGCTGGGGAATATCCTTATCATAGCTCTCACCTTGATGTGCTCCGCCCTCCAAACTCCCATGTACTTTTTCCTCCGCAACCTCTCCTTTCTGGAGATCTGCTACACCACTGTCACTGTCCCCAAGATGCTATTTGACCTCCTGGTGGAGGGCAGGAGCATCTCCTTCCGGGGCTGTATCACCCAGCTCTACTTCTTCATATTCTTGGGCGCTTCAGAATGTTATTGCCTCACAGTGATGGCATTTGATCGTTATGTGGCTGTTTGTAACCCCTTGCACTACTCCATCATTGTAAATGGCAAGCTCTGCATTCAGCTGTCAGCTGGTGCATGCACTGGAGCCATGCTGCTGGCCCTCGGGCAGGCCTTTCTGGTATCCAGCTTAAAGTACTGTAGCAATAGGAGAATTAGCCACTTCTTCTGTGACGTTCCAGTGATGGTAAGGTTGGCTTGTGGAGACAAGCACGTGGCTGAAACCGGAGTTTCTGTGCACAGCCTGTTTGTTGGAATTATCCCGTTCTTTCTGATTCTTACTTCCTACATTCCCATCCTCTCCGCAATCCTGAGGATAAGCTCTACAGAGGGGAGGAgcaaggccttctccacttgcACCTCCCACCTGGTCTCTGTTGTTCTGTTCTATAGCACTGGTGTTTTTGCTTATGTTCTTCCAAAGATAAGGTTTGCATCTGGAAGCGAAAGGCTCCTGGCCCTGATGTATGCTGTGATGATTCCCATGCTGAACCCCTTGATTTATAGCCTGCGGAATAAAGACATGAAGGGGGCCCTAAGAAAAACGATTAGCAAGAAATTATTTAGTGAGCAAAGCTAA